The following are encoded together in the Tepidiforma bonchosmolovskayae genome:
- the hrcA gene encoding heat-inducible transcriptional repressor HrcA: MPLSERRARILALIVDDFVGSAQPVGSQALVERHRLPLSPATVRNEMAALEDEGMITHPHTSAGRIPSHRGYRYYVSALMPERSLTPQEQFTILHQFHQASRDLEEWVGLAASVLANSLHNMALVTQPRVAEVRLKQLQLVELTETRALLVVVTSDGGVHQRILDFPVAASQEYLSRLALRLNAELGGRTVAELPRTETAEPLGAVESAVIAALTDLLLREQAARVEEPVVEGVRELLRQPEFEKADRLLDALEAVDERRLRDAIPAEAVDDASVAIVIGDENREGPYQEMSFVLARYGPPGGAAGIVGLLGPTRMHYSDAVAHVRYVSDILTELIREFYGGGE; encoded by the coding sequence ATGCCATTGTCAGAGCGCCGGGCCCGCATCCTCGCACTCATCGTCGACGACTTCGTCGGCTCGGCGCAGCCTGTCGGTTCGCAGGCCCTCGTCGAGCGCCACCGCCTGCCCCTCTCCCCCGCCACCGTCCGCAACGAGATGGCCGCGCTCGAAGACGAGGGCATGATCACCCACCCCCACACCTCCGCGGGCCGCATCCCCTCCCACCGCGGCTACCGCTACTACGTCTCCGCCCTCATGCCCGAACGCTCCCTCACCCCCCAGGAGCAGTTCACCATCCTCCACCAGTTCCACCAGGCCTCGCGTGACCTCGAGGAGTGGGTCGGCCTCGCCGCCTCCGTCCTCGCCAACAGCCTGCACAACATGGCGCTCGTCACCCAGCCCCGCGTCGCCGAGGTCCGCCTCAAGCAGCTCCAGCTCGTCGAGCTGACCGAAACCCGCGCACTCCTCGTCGTCGTCACCTCCGACGGCGGCGTCCACCAGCGCATCCTCGATTTCCCGGTCGCCGCCTCGCAGGAGTACCTCTCCCGCCTGGCGCTCCGGCTCAACGCCGAACTCGGCGGCAGGACCGTCGCCGAGCTCCCGCGCACGGAGACCGCCGAGCCGCTCGGCGCCGTCGAATCCGCCGTCATCGCCGCCCTCACCGACCTCCTCCTCCGCGAGCAGGCCGCCCGCGTCGAGGAGCCCGTCGTCGAAGGCGTCCGCGAACTCCTCCGCCAGCCCGAATTCGAAAAGGCTGACCGCCTCCTCGATGCCCTCGAGGCCGTCGATGAGCGCCGCCTCCGCGACGCCATCCCCGCCGAAGCGGTCGATGACGCCAGCGTCGCCATCGTCATCGGCGATGAAAACCGCGAGGGCCCCTACCAGGAGATGTCCTTCGTCCTCGCCCGCTACGGGCCCCCGGGCGGCGCCGCCGGCATCGTCGGCCTGCTCGGCCCCACCCGCATGCACTACAGCGATGCCGTCGCCCACGTCCGCTACGTGAGCGACATCCTCACCGAACTGATCCGCGAATTCTATGGCGGGGGCGAATGA
- a CDS encoding response regulator produces the protein MAATILVVDDDDPVRVMLARLLRTHGFTVLQAAHAAEARAILEREQVDLVVSDIVMPGESGIELRRAVLEQRPELPFILISGYSAEGPAEFAARAPRTIFVQKPFAADQFLRLVEATLGTGHQRSGG, from the coding sequence ATGGCGGCAACCATCCTGGTAGTCGATGACGATGATCCGGTGCGGGTGATGCTTGCCCGGCTGCTCCGGACGCACGGCTTTACGGTGCTGCAGGCGGCGCACGCGGCGGAGGCGCGCGCGATCCTCGAGCGGGAGCAGGTCGACCTGGTGGTCTCGGACATCGTGATGCCCGGGGAATCGGGGATTGAGCTGCGGCGGGCGGTCCTGGAGCAGCGGCCGGAGCTGCCGTTCATCCTGATCAGCGGCTACAGCGCCGAGGGGCCGGCCGAGTTCGCGGCGCGGGCACCCCGGACGATCTTTGTGCAGAAGCCGTTTGCGGCGGACCAGTTCCTGCGGCTGGTGGAGGCGACGCTGGGGACGGGGCATCAGCGCTCCGGCGGCTGA
- a CDS encoding Hsp20/alpha crystallin family protein, which produces MTGLVRWNPFEEFGSLVPREWLARFGFPAETAWSPRCDVTERDDAIVVHAELPGVDAKDMEVTVENGVLTLRGEKRSERKEEEKGRTYSERFFGSFERRLAIPESVDADRIEAKLKDGVLEVTLPKRAPEPKEPGRKIEIKAG; this is translated from the coding sequence ATGACAGGCCTGGTCCGCTGGAATCCGTTCGAGGAGTTCGGGAGCCTGGTGCCGCGGGAGTGGCTCGCGCGGTTCGGGTTCCCGGCAGAGACGGCCTGGAGCCCGCGCTGCGACGTGACGGAGCGGGATGATGCGATCGTGGTGCACGCCGAGCTCCCGGGCGTCGATGCGAAGGACATGGAGGTGACGGTCGAGAACGGCGTGCTGACGCTGCGCGGCGAGAAGCGCTCGGAGCGGAAGGAAGAGGAGAAGGGCCGGACGTACAGCGAGCGGTTCTTCGGCTCGTTCGAGCGGCGGCTGGCGATCCCGGAGAGCGTGGACGCCGACCGGATCGAGGCGAAGCTGAAGGACGGGGTGCTGGAGGTGACGCTGCCGAAGCGGGCGCCGGAGCCGAAGGAGCCCGGGCGGAAGATCGAAATCAAGGCCGGCTGA
- a CDS encoding copper chaperone PCu(A)C, translating into MTSPRTRVLFALMAIVALLAALAAVACGGDDDDTGKQQADDGHDHQEFKLGDLTIVDPWVRTTTNNVTAAYMTIKSKGAADTLVSVSSPIAGMAQLHEAITEGSSSKMQEKPGGFPVPASGAVELKPGGYHIMLMDLKQQPKEGEKVELTLKFEKAGEIKITAPVKKAAGSGPDMNHNAHDSSSGMGSPTASGGMTSPTAGSGY; encoded by the coding sequence ATGACGTCCCCACGCACCCGCGTTCTCTTCGCACTCATGGCCATCGTCGCCCTCCTTGCGGCGCTCGCCGCTGTCGCCTGCGGCGGCGATGACGACGACACCGGCAAACAGCAGGCCGACGACGGCCACGACCACCAGGAGTTCAAGCTCGGCGACCTCACCATCGTCGACCCCTGGGTCCGCACCACCACGAACAACGTCACCGCTGCCTACATGACCATCAAGAGCAAGGGCGCCGCCGATACCCTCGTGAGCGTCTCCTCTCCCATCGCGGGCATGGCCCAGCTCCACGAGGCCATTACCGAAGGCAGCAGCAGCAAGATGCAGGAGAAGCCGGGCGGCTTCCCCGTCCCCGCCAGCGGCGCGGTCGAACTGAAGCCCGGCGGCTACCACATCATGCTCATGGACCTGAAGCAGCAGCCGAAGGAAGGCGAGAAAGTCGAACTCACCCTGAAGTTCGAGAAGGCCGGCGAAATCAAGATCACCGCGCCCGTGAAGAAGGCCGCCGGTTCAGGCCCCGACATGAACCACAACGCGCACGACTCCTCGTCCGGCATGGGCTCTCCCACGGCATCGGGTGGGATGACTTCCCCCACCGCCGGCTCAGGGTACTGA
- a CDS encoding SCO family protein, with amino-acid sequence MPRFSWHTLALALAAVALVPAAVACSGDDGDDTSPGGAQYMGAIVTPPIEKPDAVLMDENGKPFDLRKETEGYVTLLYVGYTHCPDICPTHLYEISEALKKLDPDIRKQIKVVFATADPERDTPERLKQYLDTFDPDFIGLTGTRDLMDQFQVALGLQPATRTDLGGGNYAVNHAAYVMAFTKDNYAYTVYPSGMGQKEWLNDLPLLVKKGFRKE; translated from the coding sequence ATGCCCCGCTTCTCCTGGCACACGCTCGCCCTCGCTCTCGCCGCCGTTGCGCTCGTCCCCGCAGCCGTCGCCTGCTCCGGCGATGACGGCGACGACACCTCGCCCGGCGGCGCGCAGTACATGGGGGCGATCGTCACGCCGCCCATCGAAAAGCCCGACGCCGTCCTCATGGATGAGAACGGAAAGCCCTTCGACCTCCGCAAGGAGACCGAAGGGTACGTCACGCTGCTCTACGTGGGCTACACCCACTGCCCCGATATCTGCCCCACGCACCTCTACGAAATCAGCGAGGCGCTCAAAAAGCTCGACCCCGACATCCGCAAGCAGATCAAGGTCGTCTTCGCGACGGCAGATCCGGAGCGGGATACGCCCGAGCGGCTCAAGCAGTACCTCGATACCTTCGACCCCGACTTCATCGGGCTGACCGGCACCCGCGACCTCATGGACCAGTTCCAGGTCGCCCTTGGCCTTCAGCCCGCCACCCGCACCGACCTTGGCGGCGGCAACTACGCCGTCAACCACGCCGCCTACGTCATGGCCTTCACCAAAGACAACTACGCCTACACCGTCTACCCCTCCGGCATGGGGCAGAAGGAATGGCTCAACGACCTCCCGCTCCTCGTGAAGAAAGGATTCCGCAAAGAATGA